In Marinitoga sp. 38H-ov, the sequence GAAAGTTCGAAATATTTGTACTACTGTAAAAAAAGTCTTGGATTTAACGAAAATATAGCAAAAACAATTAGAGCTCACATTAGAACAATAGATGGGAAACTAATGATACCCGGATCATCTATTAAGGGTGCATTTAGAAATGCAATTAATTATAATTTTTTAAAAAATGATGTTCAATTTATACGTGATTTGAATAATTTTATTTCACAATCTATAAATAATGGTCAAATAAAAAGATATACTAATAAATCTAGTAATAATAGGTTAAGAGATTTATATAATAATATTGAAAAAAAATTGATAAGTGATAGAATAAATGGTAATAATCAAAATAAGGATTTTTTAAGAGTATTAAGATTTGAAGATATTATTTTAGATGAAAGCGTCGAGGCAAATATATACGGAGTTAGAATTTTTCATATAAGTAATAATAAATTTGAAGCAAAAAAAGGCGCTCCCATATTTTTGGAAACTATACCTAGAGAAATTAAATTTACTATAAAGATAACATATGATGAATGGTTATCAAATAAAATGGGGAATTTAGTAAAACCAGGAGATTTAGAAAAGATGTTAAGAACATATTATGGTGATATTAAAGAAAATGATTATCTTTTAAATTTTACCGAAATTTCAGGATCATTAAAATTTAATAATAGTATTGAATATGAAGCATTAGAATATAAACATTATAATAGTTTTAAAACAATATTAAAAATGATAAAAGATATCGGTGGGATAAGAATAGGAAATTCCTCAGGATGGAATTATGTATCTTTATTTAATCTATTAAATGAAAATAATAAAAAAGCATTAAGAAATAAGTTATATAATGATCATGGTGATTTGCCATCACCTGCATCTAAAAAATTAATTGTTTATAAAAATGAGGATGCATTTTCTCCGTTAGGATGGTTAAAAATTAATAACATAGAGGTGGAGTAGTTGTTTTTTGCAAAAATTGAAGTGTATTTTGAAGGAGAAAAAGAAAAAATAGATAAAAACCTGTTATCTTATATTATATATAAATATTTTGAATTTGAAATAAAAGATTTAAAACCACCATATTTAAAAGTAACAGGTCCATTTAAAGGAAGAAAAACATATGGTCTAAAAATTTCTACTATGTATAGGCCTTTAGCGAGA encodes:
- the csm5 gene encoding type III-A CRISPR-associated RAMP protein Csm5, with amino-acid sequence MFKKINIHVETLTPIYIGSTDSEIPVSEYTIAEAIEDGKRIKYISRLNKKYYLKYMQETGRNFENSIFKFSKHTESSKYLYYCKKSLGFNENIAKTIRAHIRTIDGKLMIPGSSIKGAFRNAINYNFLKNDVQFIRDLNNFISQSINNGQIKRYTNKSSNNRLRDLYNNIEKKLISDRINGNNQNKDFLRVLRFEDIILDESVEANIYGVRIFHISNNKFEAKKGAPIFLETIPREIKFTIKITYDEWLSNKMGNLVKPGDLEKMLRTYYGDIKENDYLLNFTEISGSLKFNNSIEYEALEYKHYNSFKTILKMIKDIGGIRIGNSSGWNYVSLFNLLNENNKKALRNKLYNDHGDLPSPASKKLIVYKNEDAFSPLGWLKINNIEVE